One stretch of Tistrella mobilis DNA includes these proteins:
- a CDS encoding amidohydrolase family protein, whose translation MADAAVFDLVIRGGRVVDPETGHDAVADVGITGDRIAAVGPALAAGRREIDAAGLVVAPGFIDLHAHGQSIPADRMQAFDGVTTALELEVGALPVGAWYDRQQAAGRVLNYGAAAAWLFARKAAMIGLDLTGGLPPIAMMGAGADDMRWSVDAATPAQTETIVDLTRRGLDEGALGIGIPHGYASGAGLKEMSRICALAAAYDRPTYTHIAYMSNIDPRSSVQAYVQLIGLAGATGAHMHICHLNSTSLRDIEEAAGLIRTAQTQGLPVTTEAYPYGTGSTVLSAGFFMESDFAERTGTGYGAIEVVSTGRRFADRDELAAARAEAPESLVLWHFLDTDDPHDTKLLDISVTFPGGAIASDAVPWSNPDGSLYDGEDWPLPADKSSHPRSSGTFTRFLAQWVREREVVPLVEAMAKCSLIPAQIVESCSSAFRRKGRLQAGCDADIVVFDLARVQDRATFEAMHLPAEGMVHVLVNGEAVISGGDLVRDARPGRPIRSDPR comes from the coding sequence ATGGCCGACGCCGCAGTGTTCGATCTGGTCATTCGTGGGGGGCGGGTGGTCGACCCGGAAACCGGGCATGATGCCGTGGCCGATGTCGGGATCACGGGCGACCGGATCGCGGCGGTGGGGCCGGCGCTCGCGGCCGGGCGGCGCGAGATCGATGCGGCGGGGCTGGTGGTGGCGCCGGGGTTCATCGATCTGCATGCCCATGGCCAGTCGATCCCGGCCGACCGGATGCAGGCCTTCGACGGCGTCACCACGGCGCTGGAGCTGGAGGTGGGTGCCCTGCCGGTGGGGGCCTGGTATGACCGGCAGCAGGCGGCCGGCCGGGTGCTGAATTACGGCGCGGCGGCCGCCTGGCTGTTTGCGCGCAAGGCGGCGATGATCGGGCTGGATCTGACCGGCGGCCTGCCGCCGATCGCGATGATGGGCGCAGGCGCCGATGACATGCGCTGGTCGGTCGATGCCGCCACCCCCGCCCAGACCGAGACCATCGTCGACCTCACCCGCCGGGGGCTGGACGAGGGCGCGCTCGGCATCGGCATTCCCCATGGCTATGCCTCGGGCGCCGGGCTGAAGGAGATGAGCCGGATCTGCGCGCTCGCCGCCGCCTATGACCGGCCGACCTATACCCATATCGCCTATATGTCGAATATCGACCCCAGAAGCTCGGTGCAGGCCTATGTCCAGCTGATCGGCCTGGCGGGTGCGACCGGCGCGCATATGCATATCTGCCATCTGAACAGCACCAGCCTGCGCGACATCGAAGAGGCGGCCGGGCTGATCCGCACCGCCCAGACCCAGGGCCTGCCGGTCACCACCGAAGCCTATCCCTATGGCACCGGCTCCACCGTGCTCAGCGCCGGCTTCTTCATGGAGAGCGATTTCGCCGAGCGCACCGGCACCGGCTATGGCGCGATCGAGGTGGTGAGCACCGGCCGGCGTTTCGCCGACCGCGACGAACTGGCCGCGGCCCGTGCCGAGGCGCCCGAATCCCTGGTGCTCTGGCATTTTCTCGACACCGACGACCCGCACGACACGAAGCTGCTCGATATCTCGGTCACCTTCCCCGGCGGCGCCATCGCCTCCGACGCCGTGCCGTGGAGCAACCCCGACGGCTCGCTCTATGACGGCGAGGACTGGCCGCTGCCGGCGGACAAATCCTCGCATCCCCGCTCGTCCGGCACCTTCACCCGCTTCCTGGCCCAATGGGTGCGGGAGCGCGAGGTGGTGCCGCTGGTCGAAGCCATGGCCAAATGCTCGCTGATCCCGGCGCAGATCGTGGAAAGCTGCAGCAGCGCCTTCCGCCGCAAGGGCCGGCTGCAAGCCGGCTGCGATGCCGATATCGTGGTCTTCGATCTGGCCCGGGTGCAGGACCGCGCAACCTTCGAAGCCATGCATCTGCCGGCCGAGGGCATGGTCCATGTTCTGGTCAATGGCGAGGCGGTGATCAGCGGCGGCGACCTGGTCCGCGACGCCCGCCCCGGCCGGCCGATCCGGAGCGATCCGCGATGA
- a CDS encoding Lrp/AsnC family transcriptional regulator, translating to MSLPELDPLDQRLITLLRHDGRRSISDLAIDLAVSRATVRARMERLEKAGVILGYTVILRADAVEDPVRGIMLIEVEGHAADRVIKALSGMPAVQEIHTTNGRWDLITTLSATSLPDLDQVLRRIRLIPGITASETNLLLATPRTTRARL from the coding sequence ATGTCCCTGCCAGAACTCGACCCGCTGGACCAGCGCCTGATCACCCTGCTGCGCCATGACGGCCGGCGCAGCATTTCCGACCTCGCCATCGATCTGGCGGTCTCGCGCGCCACCGTGCGGGCGCGGATGGAGCGGCTGGAAAAGGCCGGGGTGATCCTGGGCTACACCGTCATCCTGCGCGCCGATGCGGTGGAAGATCCCGTCCGCGGCATCATGCTGATCGAGGTGGAAGGCCATGCCGCCGACCGGGTGATCAAGGCGTTGAGCGGCATGCCCGCGGTCCAGGAAATCCACACCACCAACGGCCGCTGGGACCTGATCACCACCCTCTCGGCCACCAGCCTGCCCGATCTGGACCAGGTGCTGCGCCGCATCCGCCTGATCCCCGGCATCACCGCCAGCGAAACCAACCTGCTGCTGGCGACGCCGCGGACGACGCGGGCAAGATTGTGA
- a CDS encoding PDZ domain-containing protein: protein MKKALVASLIFSLSWMSGPALAAEASQDIGGSGRGGFGEGRFGEGRFGEGKAPFAHDWSAGQLAADQGARLGITLEAVPYRKDGRIFVRVAGVDAGSPLAGTLAAGDYLFRIDDTELQRTHDVFTAIAAHRPGENVTVYFLDRDDALTAKSVPVRTASIDALANGRAAGTALAAVAAPAPVVSAPAPATATTAATAATAPAVTHRSQPVIRVRAMEPPQTEAASAGFCESRAGLCILGGVVGAAVMSALAAFPEPDRRRVVGYMSWAFGAA, encoded by the coding sequence ATGAAGAAGGCGCTTGTCGCGTCGTTGATCTTTAGCCTGTCGTGGATGTCCGGACCCGCGCTCGCCGCGGAAGCTTCCCAAGATATCGGCGGTTCCGGTAGAGGCGGTTTTGGCGAAGGCCGGTTTGGCGAGGGCCGGTTTGGCGAGGGGAAGGCACCCTTCGCGCATGACTGGTCGGCCGGCCAGCTGGCTGCCGATCAGGGCGCCCGGCTGGGCATTACGCTGGAAGCGGTGCCCTATCGCAAGGACGGCCGGATCTTCGTCCGCGTCGCCGGGGTCGATGCCGGCTCGCCGCTGGCGGGCACGCTGGCGGCCGGGGATTATCTGTTCCGCATCGACGATACCGAATTGCAGCGCACCCACGACGTGTTCACCGCAATTGCGGCGCATCGGCCGGGGGAGAATGTCACGGTCTATTTCCTGGACCGGGATGATGCGCTGACCGCCAAATCCGTGCCGGTGCGCACCGCATCGATCGATGCTCTGGCCAATGGCCGGGCAGCGGGCACGGCGCTGGCCGCCGTGGCGGCGCCGGCACCTGTCGTCTCGGCCCCCGCTCCCGCCACCGCCACCACCGCCGCCACCGCCGCCACCGCACCGGCCGTGACGCATCGCAGCCAGCCGGTCATCCGCGTGCGGGCCATGGAGCCGCCGCAGACCGAGGCGGCCTCTGCGGGTTTCTGCGAAAGCCGCGCCGGGCTCTGCATCCTGGGTGGCGTGGTCGGTGCGGCGGTGATGTCGGCGCTCGCCGCCTTCCCCGAACCCGACCGGCGGCGGGTGGTCGGCTACATGTCCTGGGCCTTCGGGGCGGCCTGA